One Porphyromonas pogonae genomic region harbors:
- a CDS encoding IS982 family transposase, translating into MKTNIVEIFCLTDDFSKLFDTLIQQRTLCEGNKKRRNRKFRMSDAEIMTILILFHHSRYRDFKSFYLQYITQQCHSDFPSLVSYNRFVELQSKVAFKLISFLNMCCLGECTGISFIDSTPLRTCHIKRAHGHKTMKGWAQKGKCSMGWFYGFKLHIVINDRGEIIQYQITPGNTDDRAPLKGGTFTKKLFGKLVADRGYISQSLFDKLFIDDIHMITKIKKNMKNTLMSLYDRILLRKRALVETVNDLLKNVCQIEHTRHRSVNNFAINLIAGIIAYNLLPKKPELNLEIIHNPSTLLVHHA; encoded by the coding sequence ATGAAAACAAATATAGTTGAAATTTTCTGTCTTACCGATGATTTTTCCAAACTTTTCGATACCTTGATTCAGCAAAGAACCCTTTGCGAAGGAAACAAAAAGCGAAGAAATCGCAAGTTTAGGATGTCCGATGCTGAAATCATGACTATTCTGATTCTTTTCCATCATTCGAGGTATCGCGATTTTAAGTCCTTTTATCTTCAATATATTACGCAACAATGTCATTCGGATTTTCCTTCGTTGGTCTCTTACAATCGTTTTGTGGAATTACAAAGCAAGGTGGCATTCAAACTAATTTCATTTCTCAATATGTGTTGTCTGGGCGAATGCACCGGTATCTCATTCATTGATTCCACACCTTTACGCACCTGCCATATCAAGCGGGCACACGGGCATAAGACCATGAAAGGATGGGCCCAAAAGGGCAAATGCAGTATGGGATGGTTCTATGGTTTCAAACTACATATTGTGATTAACGACCGGGGTGAAATCATTCAATATCAAATCACACCGGGGAATACGGATGACCGTGCTCCACTTAAAGGCGGAACCTTCACGAAGAAACTATTCGGCAAACTTGTTGCCGACAGAGGATACATCTCACAAAGTCTTTTCGATAAGCTCTTCATTGACGACATACACATGATTACGAAGATAAAGAAAAACATGAAAAACACTCTGATGAGCCTGTATGATAGGATATTACTCAGAAAAAGAGCACTTGTGGAAACCGTTAATGACCTACTCAAAAACGTTTGTCAAATAGAGCATACACGACATAGAAGCGTCAATAATTTCGCCATTAATTTGATTGCCGGCATAATTGCCTACAATCTGCTACCCAAAAAGCCGGAATTAAACCTAGAAATCATACACAATCCATCAACCCTCTTAGTACACCACGCTTAG
- the lpdA gene encoding dihydrolipoyl dehydrogenase: protein MIYDLAIIGAGPGGSNAAEYASLNGLSVVIFEKKAVGGVCLNEGCVPTKTLLHSAHIYSKMLDGRKYAISATDPALDLPKLMARKNKILKKFGAGIKQGFVEKGVKLVEGSAYIKGKDSDGHYEVELDGEVYKSSKLIIATGSETFIPPIKGLDGIDYWTSKEALENKEVPASLTVIGGGVIGMEFVSFFSTLGTKVTVVEMLPKILGPMDEELSEELQSTFAKKGVKFYLNTKVTAVEAGKVFAENEEGKLEIESERIMVSVGRRPILAGFGLENLGLEVIKGGVKVNEHMQTSDPNVYACGDITGFSLLAHTASREGQVAVNHLLGRKDHMHYDAIPAVVYTDPEVSSVGKTERELKEAGIKYEVRKIPMTYSGRFVIENEMVQGICKLILDENEIIIGGHLLGNTTSEILTNITIAIEQKMDAETFSRIVFPHPTISEIIHHNTFPHKMR from the coding sequence ATGATTTACGATTTAGCAATTATAGGAGCCGGTCCCGGGGGCTCTAATGCCGCGGAATATGCAAGTCTCAATGGACTATCGGTTGTGATTTTTGAAAAAAAAGCTGTGGGCGGAGTATGCCTTAATGAAGGTTGTGTACCCACAAAAACACTTCTTCATTCGGCACATATTTATTCCAAGATGCTTGATGGTCGCAAATACGCTATATCTGCTACTGACCCTGCCTTGGATCTGCCCAAGCTGATGGCTCGAAAGAATAAGATACTAAAAAAATTCGGAGCGGGCATCAAACAAGGATTTGTGGAAAAAGGTGTGAAGTTGGTAGAAGGTAGCGCTTACATCAAGGGCAAAGACAGTGATGGACACTATGAGGTGGAGTTGGATGGAGAGGTTTATAAATCTTCGAAACTTATTATTGCTACCGGTAGTGAAACTTTTATTCCACCCATCAAAGGCCTTGACGGCATAGACTATTGGACTTCGAAAGAAGCTCTCGAAAACAAAGAAGTCCCGGCATCACTCACCGTTATAGGTGGGGGAGTTATAGGTATGGAATTTGTCTCTTTCTTTTCTACCTTGGGTACTAAGGTCACTGTAGTGGAGATGTTGCCTAAGATATTAGGGCCGATGGACGAAGAACTCTCAGAGGAGTTACAGTCTACATTTGCCAAGAAAGGAGTGAAGTTTTACCTCAACACCAAAGTCACAGCAGTAGAAGCCGGTAAGGTCTTTGCTGAAAATGAAGAAGGTAAGTTGGAGATAGAATCGGAAAGAATAATGGTGAGTGTGGGACGTAGACCTATACTCGCAGGATTCGGACTCGAAAATTTGGGCTTGGAAGTCATAAAAGGAGGAGTCAAAGTCAATGAACATATGCAGACATCGGATCCCAATGTTTATGCATGCGGTGATATTACGGGTTTCTCTTTGCTGGCGCACACTGCAAGTCGTGAGGGGCAAGTGGCTGTAAATCATCTTTTGGGAAGAAAGGATCATATGCATTATGATGCTATACCAGCTGTGGTATATACTGATCCGGAAGTCTCCAGTGTGGGTAAAACAGAGCGGGAGCTCAAAGAAGCCGGCATAAAATACGAAGTACGCAAAATCCCGATGACTTACTCGGGAAGATTCGTTATCGAAAATGAGATGGTGCAAGGTATTTGCAAATTAATTCTTGACGAGAATGAAATTATTATTGGTGGTCATCTTCTAGGTAATACCACTTCAGAGATCCTCACTAATATCACTATAGCCATAGAGCAAAAGATGGATGCCGAAACATTTAGTCGCATCGTATTCCCTCACCCGACTATCAGTGAAATAATACATCACAATACTTTCCCGCACAAAATGCGATAA
- a CDS encoding glycoside hydrolase family 35 protein, producing MNRKLGVLLASILLTISPLFSQVQKKHTFEIKNGNFLYDGKPTQIHSGEMHYARIPHQYWRHRMQMIKGLGLNAVATYVFWNNHEIAPDQWDFKGDRDLAQFIKTAGEEGLMVILRPGPYTCAEWEFGGYPWWLQNIKGLEIRRDNPEFLKRTQKYINRLAQETKNLQITHGGPIVMVQVENEFGSYVAQRPDIPLEEHRAYNAAIKKQLIEAGFDVPTFTSDGSWLFKGGATPGALPTANGESNIENLKKVVNEYHDGKGPYMVAEFYPGWLSHWAEPFPEVSASEIAKQTEKYLKNNISFNFYMVHGGTNFGFTSGANYDKKHDLQPDLTSYDYDAPISEAGWVTPKYDSIRNVIKKHVSYKVPEAPKPIPVIEIPEIRLQKAYNVLDMAATLQPVSNDKPMSFEELNQGYGYVLYTRKFNQPISGKLEIKGLRDYAVVYVNGEKVGELNRVFNNYSMDIEIPFNSTLQILVENFGRINYGPEIIHNNKGIISPVKINAMEISGDWKMYRLPMEEAPYASLYKSVKPDNVKNATKLKDMPTVYEGTFNLKETGDTFVDMKNWGKGIIFVNGKNLGRYWKVGPQQTLYLPGVWLKKGENKIVIFEQLNEKVHTNLHTVKTPILKDLSL from the coding sequence ATGAATAGAAAGCTCGGTGTTTTGTTAGCATCAATACTTTTGACCATTTCACCCTTATTTTCTCAAGTGCAGAAAAAGCACACTTTCGAAATCAAAAACGGAAATTTTCTGTACGACGGTAAACCTACACAAATCCATTCAGGAGAAATGCACTATGCTCGTATCCCTCATCAGTACTGGAGACACAGAATGCAAATGATCAAAGGATTGGGATTAAATGCAGTAGCGACTTACGTTTTTTGGAACAATCATGAGATAGCACCTGATCAATGGGACTTCAAAGGTGACAGGGATTTGGCACAATTTATCAAAACAGCGGGAGAAGAAGGCCTCATGGTAATACTTCGTCCCGGGCCTTACACCTGTGCCGAATGGGAGTTCGGAGGCTACCCTTGGTGGCTTCAGAATATCAAAGGACTCGAAATCAGACGAGACAACCCCGAGTTTCTCAAACGTACTCAAAAATACATAAACAGACTGGCTCAAGAGACTAAAAATCTACAAATTACTCATGGAGGACCTATCGTGATGGTACAAGTAGAAAACGAATTCGGATCCTACGTAGCACAACGTCCCGACATTCCTCTCGAAGAGCACCGCGCATATAATGCAGCTATCAAAAAGCAACTTATCGAAGCAGGATTCGATGTCCCAACATTTACATCAGACGGTAGCTGGCTCTTCAAGGGTGGAGCTACACCTGGAGCTCTACCTACAGCAAACGGTGAGAGTAATATCGAAAATCTCAAAAAGGTTGTCAATGAATATCATGATGGAAAAGGGCCCTATATGGTTGCTGAGTTTTATCCCGGTTGGTTGAGCCACTGGGCAGAGCCTTTCCCCGAAGTAAGTGCGTCAGAAATTGCCAAACAAACTGAAAAATACTTGAAAAACAATATATCTTTCAATTTTTATATGGTGCATGGAGGTACTAACTTTGGATTCACTTCAGGCGCTAACTACGATAAAAAGCATGATCTCCAGCCTGATCTAACAAGTTATGACTACGATGCACCCATCTCTGAAGCAGGCTGGGTAACTCCCAAATATGACTCTATACGTAATGTGATCAAGAAACATGTTTCGTACAAAGTTCCAGAAGCACCCAAGCCCATCCCTGTTATAGAAATCCCTGAAATCAGACTTCAGAAAGCATATAATGTGCTGGACATGGCAGCAACACTCCAACCAGTAAGCAATGACAAGCCCATGAGCTTCGAAGAGCTCAATCAGGGCTATGGCTATGTGCTTTATACACGTAAATTTAACCAGCCTATAAGCGGTAAATTGGAAATCAAAGGTCTCAGAGACTATGCTGTGGTTTATGTAAACGGAGAAAAAGTAGGAGAACTCAACAGGGTTTTCAATAATTACAGTATGGATATAGAAATTCCTTTCAACTCCACACTGCAAATTTTGGTGGAAAACTTCGGTCGCATCAATTATGGTCCTGAGATTATCCATAATAATAAGGGTATCATCTCCCCCGTAAAAATCAATGCTATGGAAATATCCGGCGATTGGAAGATGTACCGCTTACCTATGGAAGAGGCTCCTTATGCATCACTGTATAAATCAGTAAAACCCGACAACGTCAAAAACGCTACCAAACTAAAAGATATGCCCACTGTGTACGAAGGAACTTTCAATCTGAAAGAAACCGGTGATACATTCGTCGATATGAAAAACTGGGGCAAAGGTATCATATTTGTCAATGGAAAGAACCTTGGCCGTTACTGGAAAGTAGGTCCTCAACAGACCTTATACCTTCCGGGTGTATGGCTCAAGAAAGGAGAAAACAAGATTGTTATCTTCGAGCAACTCAATGAAAAAGTACATACAAATCTCCATACGGTAAAAACACCCATATTAAAAGATTTGTCGCTCTAA
- the glmS gene encoding methylaspartate mutase subunit S has protein sequence MNGKTVVTGVIGADAHAVGNKIIAFALEQVGFKVVNLGVMVSQEEYIEAAIETNADAILVSSLYGHGEIDCNGLREKCDEAGLNNIPILAGGNLVVGKQNFEEVEKRFLAMGFNQVYPPGTPIETTIEDLKKILKIA, from the coding sequence ATGAATGGGAAAACTGTGGTTACCGGCGTCATAGGTGCGGATGCACACGCTGTTGGTAACAAGATAATTGCATTTGCTCTTGAGCAAGTAGGATTTAAGGTCGTTAACCTTGGAGTAATGGTTTCGCAAGAAGAATACATAGAAGCAGCCATAGAAACCAATGCAGACGCCATCTTAGTTTCATCACTTTACGGACATGGAGAGATTGACTGCAACGGACTTAGAGAAAAGTGCGATGAAGCCGGCCTTAATAATATCCCCATATTGGCAGGGGGTAATCTCGTTGTGGGCAAACAAAACTTTGAAGAAGTAGAAAAAAGATTTCTTGCCATGGGATTTAATCAGGTATATCCACCGGGCACTCCTATAGAGACCACAATAGAAGACCTCAAAAAAATACTTAAGATTGCATAG
- the glmL gene encoding methylaspartate mutase accessory protein GlmL → MRYLTVDFGSTYTKLTAIDGDKREVVGTASAFTTIDTDVMDGFNCAQKKLEDQIGIFRYDQLLCCSSAAGGLKMVALGLVPDLTAKAAKTAAASAGAKVMKTYSFEISKAEQQEIYEINPDLVLLCGGTDGGNKQVIITNARKLCEIKRPFSTIIAGNKSAMDEIEEIFAASGKDYVITDNVMPEFNKLCIDPAKECIKNLFITKIIDAKGLSRVQEMTSYKIIPTPLAVMNGCELYSKGTKTQTGHGDVMAIDIGGATTDVYSMSWGNPTIEGTMIKGIPEPYSKRTVEGDLGMRYSLKHVLDAVDTSGIALDLGVSEDDISTRVNICTAQPELLAERGSIEEKIEERLAREAVSIATQRHCGTLISVYTPMGQIYTLTGKDLMEIPGVIGIGGVLINSPNPAEILQGATYNLQTPECAKPRKPRFFLDKRYIFASMGLLCKVDPDLALHILNTEITAIE, encoded by the coding sequence ATGAGGTATTTGACTGTTGATTTCGGCAGTACCTATACCAAGTTGACGGCAATTGACGGAGATAAAAGAGAAGTTGTAGGTACTGCGTCGGCTTTTACAACCATTGATACGGATGTAATGGATGGTTTCAATTGTGCCCAAAAGAAGTTGGAAGATCAGATCGGGATATTCCGATATGACCAATTGCTATGTTGCAGCAGTGCGGCAGGGGGACTCAAGATGGTAGCTTTGGGGCTTGTACCGGACCTTACAGCAAAAGCAGCCAAGACTGCTGCTGCCAGTGCCGGAGCCAAGGTGATGAAGACTTACTCCTTCGAAATAAGTAAAGCTGAGCAACAGGAGATTTACGAGATCAATCCCGACCTTGTTTTGCTCTGCGGAGGAACTGACGGAGGCAACAAACAGGTAATCATAACCAATGCCCGTAAACTCTGTGAGATAAAAAGGCCATTCTCAACCATTATAGCAGGGAATAAAAGTGCGATGGATGAGATAGAAGAGATATTTGCAGCGTCGGGAAAAGATTATGTTATCACAGATAATGTGATGCCTGAGTTCAATAAACTCTGCATCGATCCCGCAAAAGAATGTATCAAAAACCTGTTTATCACCAAAATCATTGATGCCAAAGGCTTGAGCAGAGTACAGGAAATGACATCCTACAAAATAATACCCACTCCTTTGGCTGTAATGAATGGCTGTGAACTATACAGCAAAGGCACAAAAACCCAAACGGGGCATGGGGATGTAATGGCTATAGATATAGGAGGAGCTACCACAGATGTATATTCTATGTCATGGGGTAATCCTACCATAGAAGGTACTATGATCAAGGGAATACCCGAGCCTTACAGCAAACGCACAGTTGAGGGTGACCTGGGTATGCGTTACAGTCTCAAACATGTATTGGATGCCGTAGACACATCCGGAATAGCTTTAGATCTGGGAGTAAGTGAAGATGATATAAGTACCAGAGTAAACATCTGCACTGCACAACCTGAGCTTTTAGCCGAAAGGGGAAGTATAGAAGAGAAAATAGAGGAAAGGCTGGCGCGCGAGGCTGTATCGATAGCGACACAAAGGCACTGTGGGACGCTGATAAGTGTGTACACTCCCATGGGGCAGATATATACCCTTACAGGCAAAGACCTGATGGAAATCCCCGGGGTAATAGGCATAGGAGGTGTCCTGATCAATAGCCCCAACCCGGCAGAGATATTGCAAGGAGCTACCTACAACCTACAAACACCGGAATGTGCCAAACCGAGAAAACCGAGATTCTTCTTGGACAAAAGGTACATCTTTGCATCCATGGGGCTACTTTGTAAAGTGGATCCTGACCTGGCATTACACATATTGAACACAGAGATTACAGCAATAGAATAG
- a CDS encoding methylaspartate mutase subunit E produces the protein MEVKNTKITEADFFAQRKEVLEQWPTGKGVDFEEAVAYQKSIHPDRRFGAKLEKAAQEGVTLIQPRAGVALYTEHIKLLQYLETEGEADLLPSTVDSYTRLNRYNEAETGIEKSKETGRSMLNGFPIVNYGVDICRTVTSALSSPVQVRHGTPDARLLTEISIAGGFTSYEGGGISYNIPYSKNHSLEKTIAHWQYADRLVGLYEEAGVSINREPFGPLTGTLIPPCISNAVAIIESLLAATQGVKDITVGYGQCGNLIQDIAAVRSLKLLTESYLSKYGFKDVRITTVFHQWMGGFPQDESKAFGVISWGAAAAALAKATKVIVKTPHEAMGVPTKEANASGLRATKQVISMLRDQDLREIPEVIKESKIIEEEVKCILDKVEELGKGDFALGTIAAFEAGVLDIPFAPSRFNAGKVMPARDNSGAIRILEMGNLPLSKSLKDFHRMKLEQRAAQEKREVSFQMVIDDVYAIGKGFLVGRPNS, from the coding sequence ATGGAGGTAAAAAACACAAAAATTACCGAAGCAGACTTCTTTGCCCAACGCAAAGAGGTGCTGGAGCAATGGCCTACGGGAAAAGGTGTGGATTTTGAAGAAGCAGTAGCATATCAAAAATCAATCCATCCGGACAGACGATTCGGTGCAAAACTTGAAAAGGCGGCACAAGAAGGAGTAACCCTCATTCAACCTCGAGCAGGAGTAGCACTTTATACGGAACATATCAAATTACTTCAATATCTTGAAACGGAAGGAGAGGCAGATCTTTTACCCTCGACTGTAGATAGCTATACCCGACTCAATAGATACAACGAAGCAGAAACCGGTATCGAAAAAAGCAAGGAAACCGGACGTTCCATGCTCAATGGCTTTCCGATTGTCAACTATGGGGTGGATATCTGTAGAACAGTAACCTCTGCTTTGTCAAGTCCTGTACAGGTAAGGCATGGTACTCCCGATGCCCGCTTACTTACGGAGATTTCTATAGCCGGAGGTTTTACTTCTTATGAAGGTGGAGGTATTTCTTACAATATTCCTTATTCCAAAAATCACTCCTTAGAGAAAACCATTGCCCACTGGCAGTATGCTGATAGATTGGTAGGGCTGTATGAGGAGGCAGGAGTATCCATCAATCGTGAGCCCTTCGGGCCTCTCACCGGCACCCTAATACCCCCTTGCATATCCAATGCTGTAGCTATCATAGAATCTTTATTAGCAGCGACCCAAGGAGTCAAAGATATTACGGTAGGCTATGGACAATGTGGTAACCTTATTCAGGATATTGCTGCAGTAAGATCGCTCAAGCTTCTTACAGAAAGCTACCTTTCCAAATACGGATTCAAGGATGTAAGGATTACAACCGTATTCCATCAATGGATGGGTGGTTTCCCGCAAGACGAATCCAAGGCCTTCGGGGTAATATCTTGGGGAGCTGCCGCCGCCGCATTGGCAAAGGCTACTAAAGTAATTGTAAAGACTCCGCATGAAGCTATGGGTGTTCCCACCAAAGAAGCCAACGCTTCAGGACTGAGAGCCACAAAACAAGTTATATCAATGCTCAGGGATCAGGACTTGAGAGAGATACCCGAAGTAATCAAAGAAAGCAAGATTATCGAAGAGGAAGTCAAGTGTATCCTGGACAAAGTGGAAGAGCTGGGCAAAGGAGACTTTGCCTTGGGAACCATAGCAGCATTTGAGGCGGGGGTATTGGATATACCTTTTGCTCCAAGCCGATTCAACGCCGGTAAAGTGATGCCGGCAAGGGATAATTCCGGAGCAATAAGGATTTTGGAAATGGGTAATCTGCCGCTTTCAAAATCACTCAAAGATTTTCACAGAATGAAACTGGAGCAAAGGGCTGCACAGGAAAAGAGAGAAGTGAGTTTCCAGATGGTCATCGATGATGTCTATGCTATAGGCAAAGGTTTTCTTGTAGGTCGTCCCAATAGCTGA
- a CDS encoding methylaspartate ammonia-lyase, with translation MKIKKVICSPGKTGFFFDDQKSIKAGAKNDGNFYRGEVMTPGFSAVRQMGESISVMFILENGSIAFGDCAAVQYSGAGGRDPLFLAENFIPIIEKEIAPIYEGKEITTFREMADIVDKMKSPSTGKIYHTAIRYGITQACLDAVAKSKNKLMAQVVAEEYGTEVSEVMIPIFTQSGDDRYLNADKMIMKGAAVLPHALFNHVEDKVGWKGEKIRDYIEWLRNRILSLKPYEDYNPTLHIDVYGTLGIVFDNDFKKIADYICELAEVACPFKLRVEGPVDMGEKQKQIEALAEIRRLMDAQGTDAQIVADEWCNTLEDIQDFTTAKAGHMAQIKTPDLGGINNSIEAVIYCKQNDMGAYLGGTCNETNRSAEVCAHIAMATSPIQYLAKPGMGVDEGYMIVFNEMSRILALKDQL, from the coding sequence ATGAAGATTAAAAAAGTAATTTGTTCACCGGGAAAAACCGGATTCTTTTTTGACGATCAAAAATCTATCAAAGCAGGCGCAAAAAACGATGGGAACTTCTACAGAGGAGAGGTAATGACACCGGGATTTAGCGCTGTGCGACAAATGGGAGAATCAATCTCCGTTATGTTTATTCTTGAAAACGGGTCTATTGCTTTCGGCGACTGTGCAGCAGTACAATACTCGGGAGCAGGTGGGCGTGATCCGCTGTTCCTTGCAGAAAACTTTATTCCTATCATAGAAAAAGAAATAGCTCCTATATATGAAGGTAAAGAGATCACTACTTTCCGAGAAATGGCTGATATCGTAGATAAGATGAAAAGCCCTTCCACCGGTAAAATATACCATACGGCTATCAGATATGGTATTACGCAGGCTTGCCTTGATGCTGTAGCAAAAAGCAAAAACAAACTCATGGCACAAGTGGTAGCTGAGGAATACGGCACAGAGGTTTCCGAGGTGATGATCCCCATCTTTACGCAGTCCGGTGACGATCGTTATCTCAACGCAGATAAAATGATCATGAAAGGAGCAGCAGTATTACCTCATGCCCTGTTCAATCACGTGGAAGATAAAGTAGGATGGAAAGGCGAAAAAATCAGGGACTACATAGAGTGGCTGAGAAACAGAATACTAAGCCTGAAACCTTATGAAGACTATAATCCCACACTACATATAGATGTATATGGTACACTGGGGATTGTTTTCGATAATGATTTCAAAAAAATAGCGGATTATATCTGCGAACTTGCAGAGGTGGCTTGTCCCTTCAAATTGCGTGTGGAGGGGCCGGTAGATATGGGCGAGAAACAAAAACAAATCGAAGCCTTAGCTGAAATACGCAGGCTTATGGATGCTCAGGGTACTGATGCACAAATTGTAGCCGACGAATGGTGCAATACACTGGAAGATATCCAAGATTTCACTACTGCCAAGGCAGGACATATGGCACAAATCAAAACTCCTGATTTGGGTGGTATCAACAACTCGATCGAAGCCGTGATCTATTGTAAACAAAACGATATGGGGGCTTATCTCGGAGGAACCTGTAATGAAACGAATAGGTCTGCAGAGGTATGCGCGCACATAGCTATGGCTACCTCTCCAATTCAATATCTTGCCAAGCCCGGTATGGGAGTGGATGAAGGATACATGATTGTATTCAATGAAATGAGCAGAATACTTGCTCTCAAGGATCAACTATAA
- a CDS encoding acyclic terpene utilization AtuA family protein yields MDEIRVLSPTAILGYGFPEESFREGMKRNPHVIAVDAGSTDPGPYYLGAGISFTDRNAVKRDLSIMIPAALEAKIPVIIGTAGGCGGHPHVAITVDIIKEIAAEKNIKFKMAVLESEFDKEYIKEKLRKGDITPLHPAKEIDETDVEQAVRIVAQMGDEPYINALNEGAQVILAGRSYDPSVFSALAIREGFDKGLAIHMGKILECAAITCMPGSGSDCMFGYLRKDSFVLEPLSTLRKCTTLSVAAHTLYEKTNPYLLPGPGGAIDLHNSTFTQITDNMVEVKGSKFVPTEDYYVKLEGVRKVGYRTISPAAAKDPVMIANIDTIVEKVKERVVNNFENFGLIDFFLDFKIYGKKGVMHMFPNTPESHSDELMIIIEAVAPTQEQANTICSFARSTMLHYGYEGRISTAGNLAFPFSPSDCKVGEVYEFNIYHLMKVDDPVSLFPVTYMDI; encoded by the coding sequence ATGGATGAAATAAGAGTATTGTCACCTACCGCCATTTTGGGGTATGGGTTCCCTGAAGAGTCTTTTAGAGAGGGAATGAAGCGTAATCCGCATGTGATAGCAGTAGACGCAGGATCTACAGATCCCGGGCCTTATTACCTGGGTGCGGGTATATCTTTTACGGATCGCAATGCTGTGAAGAGAGACTTGTCTATTATGATACCGGCAGCATTGGAAGCCAAAATACCTGTAATCATAGGTACGGCGGGCGGATGCGGAGGTCACCCTCATGTAGCGATCACAGTGGATATAATCAAGGAGATAGCAGCCGAGAAGAATATCAAATTCAAAATGGCTGTGTTAGAGTCTGAATTTGACAAGGAGTATATCAAAGAAAAATTGAGAAAAGGGGATATCACCCCACTCCATCCGGCAAAAGAAATAGACGAAACAGATGTAGAGCAGGCTGTAAGAATAGTGGCTCAAATGGGTGACGAGCCTTATATAAATGCTCTGAATGAGGGTGCTCAGGTTATTTTGGCAGGTAGGTCTTATGACCCGTCGGTATTCTCGGCGTTGGCTATTAGAGAGGGATTTGACAAGGGGCTTGCTATACACATGGGTAAGATACTGGAATGCGCTGCCATTACTTGTATGCCGGGAAGCGGCAGTGACTGTATGTTTGGATATCTGCGCAAAGACAGTTTTGTACTCGAGCCTCTATCGACCTTGCGTAAGTGTACAACATTGTCTGTAGCAGCACATACTTTGTATGAAAAAACAAATCCGTACTTATTGCCCGGCCCCGGGGGAGCCATTGACTTACACAACTCCACTTTTACCCAAATCACGGATAACATGGTAGAAGTAAAAGGAAGTAAATTCGTGCCTACAGAAGATTACTATGTAAAACTCGAAGGCGTACGCAAAGTAGGTTACAGAACAATATCACCCGCCGCTGCTAAGGATCCTGTGATGATCGCCAATATCGATACAATAGTAGAGAAGGTAAAAGAAAGAGTTGTCAATAATTTTGAGAATTTCGGTCTCATAGACTTCTTCCTCGACTTTAAGATCTACGGTAAGAAAGGAGTTATGCACATGTTTCCCAATACACCTGAGTCGCATAGTGATGAACTTATGATTATCATAGAGGCGGTAGCTCCCACTCAAGAACAAGCCAATACAATCTGTAGCTTCGCACGTAGCACTATGCTCCACTACGGATATGAAGGACGCATATCCACTGCAGGAAATCTGGCATTCCCATTCTCTCCGTCAGATTGCAAAGTGGGAGAAGTATATGAATTCAACATCTATCATCTCATGAAAGTGGATGACCCCGTATCACTATTCCCTGTGACTTATATGGATATTTAA
- a CDS encoding DUF4387 domain-containing protein encodes MEHKLIDIASVIRSKNSGPYELTFDVIFKDFDTYNEVKSAKAINEQNFCALYGIPETDIINLIYFDPAKAVKITIVRPIPSGALGETDVYGAQQHAPLMGMTVEY; translated from the coding sequence ATGGAACACAAGCTTATTGATATAGCTTCTGTCATCAGAAGTAAAAACTCAGGGCCTTATGAATTGACATTTGATGTTATATTCAAAGACTTTGACACGTACAATGAAGTGAAATCGGCAAAAGCCATCAACGAACAAAACTTTTGCGCCCTCTACGGCATACCCGAAACAGATATAATAAACCTGATCTATTTCGACCCGGCCAAAGCTGTAAAAATAACCATAGTAAGGCCTATACCTTCCGGGGCGTTGGGCGAAACAGACGTTTACGGAGCTCAACAACATGCTCCCCTTATGGGTATGACGGTGGAATATTAG